Proteins co-encoded in one Pelobates fuscus isolate aPelFus1 chromosome 5, aPelFus1.pri, whole genome shotgun sequence genomic window:
- the LOC134612309 gene encoding olfactory receptor 11L1-like: MPGNNESRVTELILLGFGNLYGFNILIFILFLNIFLITVIGNLLIIVLVLNSHHLHSPMYLFLCHLSLSDIVQTANILPNLMGAILHGGKVMTIFGCITQCYFFSGVIAAECFLLTVMSYDRYLAICVPLRYTSIMDFTLRTCLSVLPWMLGFTLNLSGIIPISTFQFCDENIIDHIYCDMSPLQKLSCSDTSVVEFVAFVISAPLFICPCGFITLTYVHIFLMILRIPSTTGRQKTFSTCSSHLLVVGAFFGTLITKYMIPSVGHSLLMNKIISLLHTAFTPLFNPLVYSLRNQDIRTALRKISEC, from the coding sequence ATGCCTGGAAATAATGAATCGAGGGTCACAGAACTCATACTTCTAGGCTTTGGAAATCTTTATGGCTTCAACATTTTAATTTTCATCTTATTCCTTAACATTTTCTTAATCACAGTAATTGGAAATCTTTTGATCATTGTGCTAGTTTTAAATAGTCATCACCTTCATTCTCCCATGTATTTATTTCTTTGTCATTTATCATTGTCTGATATTGTGCAGACAGCGAATATTCTTCCCAACCTAATGGGAGCAATcttacatggtgggaaagtaatGACAATTTTTGGCTGTATAACTCAATGCTACTTTTTTAGTGGTGTGATTGCTGCAGAATGCTTCCTGCTCACAGTGATGTCCTATGATCGATACCTGGCTATATGTGTTCCATTACGTTACACCTCAATCATGGACTTTACATTgcgtacctgtctgtctgtcttaccCTGGATGTTAGGATTTACCCTGAATCTCTCAGGTATCATACCTATATCTACCTTTCAGTTCTGTGATGAAAACATAATTGACCATATATATTGTGACATGTCCCCTCTCCAAAAACTTTCATGTTCAGACACGTCTGTGGTGGAATTTGTTGCCTTTGtcatttctgctcctttattTATTTGTCCTTGTGGTTTTATCACACTGACTTATGTTCATATCTTCCTTATGATACTTAGGATCCCTTCTACAACTGGAAGGCAGAAAACCTTTTCAACCTGCAGTTCCCACCTTCTCGTGGTTGGTGCATTTTTTGGGACATTAATAACCAAGTACATGATACCATCCGTAGGACATTCATTGcttatgaataaaattatatcATTGCTGCATACAGCATTTACCCCCTTATTTAACCCATTAGTATACAGTCTAAGAAACCAAGACATTAGGACAGCACTAAGAAAGATTTCTGAATGTTAG